One window of Magallana gigas chromosome 2, xbMagGiga1.1, whole genome shotgun sequence genomic DNA carries:
- the LOC117681862 gene encoding uncharacterized protein isoform X3: protein MSLWMRKCQSRRVVCVEVRYGRTNVYILDTWSVWNFTELFFRGLNCKWLFRSADTTLKLIFLVTEQVQCGDVLLAFDGTTMGDRKIGDVFCSPQTAPSVSPFYVTSSNQMLLSFITDSTTHAQLEKGFKVEILSARPVAYEAEACNSNIKTLVATKNEEVLTSPYFPENYKRDTNCFWNITSPTGDGTIRINVLFLDTDVYEGVCYDNITTYDGEERKVLCDTKSLKPKSLLFNSSFVQIIFYSDDQIENRGFLLMYSFLGEAATSESSTSATKITTEISTTEATPITSNAETTTMSISETTISTSETTTMSTAKSTTKSTSGKTAISTAESTTKSTAELTTTMSTSETTMSTSETTTMSTLETTTGTITTETTILETTHSKTLSSGYPTAGTTQNRTLLLTTEAVISLVVCLMFTLVFVIIACIVFCFAKNKKRKRSTDFSCSFAPPLWRRHFIEVDYLRN, encoded by the exons AGGTTTAAACTGTAAGTGGTTGTTTCGATCAGCTGACACAACGTTGAAGTTAATATTTCTTGTAACTGAGCAGGTCCAATGTGGAGATGTTTTGTTGGCATTTGATG GTACAACAATGGGCGATCGTAAGATCGGTGATGTTTTTTGCTCTCCCCAAACTGCACCCTCTGTATCACCTTTCTACGTCACGTCGTCCAATCAGATGTTACTTAGCTTTATCACGGACTCTACCACACACGCGCAGCTTGAAAAAGGCTTTAAGGTGGAAATACTCTCTGCCAGACCAGTAG CATATGAAGCAGAGGCTTGCAACTCAAATATCAAAACTTTGGTAGCAACCAAGAACGAAGAAGTTTTAACATCCCCATATTTCCCGGAAAATTACAAAAG GGATACAAATTGCTTTTGGAACATAACATCTCCGACGGGAGACGGGACTATCAGAATCAATGTGCTGTTTCTGGATACAGATGTATATGAAGGCGTTTGTTACGATAACATAACCACCTATGACG GAGAAGAAAGGAAAGTGTTGTGCGACACGAAAAGTTTGAAACCGAAATCATTGTTGTTCAACTCCTCGTTTGTTCAGATAATATTTTATTCAGACGATCAAATAGAAAATAGAGGATTCCTGTTGATGTACAGTTTCTTAG GGGAAGCAGCAACTTCTGAATCATCTACATCTGCCACAAAAATAACAACAGAAATAAGTACAACCGAAGCTACACCAATAACGTCAAATGCAGAGACAACAACAATGTCAATTTCAGAAACAACTATTTCAACATCAGAGACAACAACGATGTCAACTGCAAAATCAACAACAAAGTCAACATCAGGGAAAACAGCGATATCAACTGCAGAATCAACAACAAAGTCAACTGCAGAATTAACAACAACAATGTCAACTTCAGAAACAACTATGTCAACATCAGAGACAACAACGATGTCAACATTAGAGACAACAACAGGAACCATTACAACTGAAACAACAATATTAGAGACAACACATTCCAAAACTCTATCCAGTGGTTATCCAACAGCAGGGACAACACAAAATCGAACTCTGTTATTAACCACTGAAGCTGTGATATCTCTGGTCGTGTGTTTAATGTTTACGCTGGTTTTCGTTATCATAGCATGCATAGTGTTTTGTTTTGCCAAGAACAAAAAACGGAAACGTTCAACCGATTTTTCTTGTTCCTTTGCCCCTCCACTCTGGAGACGCCATTTCATTGAAGTTGATTATTTACGGAATTAA
- the LOC117681862 gene encoding uncharacterized protein isoform X5 yields MGDRKIGDVFCSPQTAPSVSPFYVTSSNQMLLSFITDSTTHAQLEKGFKVEILSARPVAYEAEACNSNIKTLVATKNEEVLTSPYFPENYKRDTNCFWNITSPTGDGTIRINVLFLDTDVYEGVCYDNITTYDGEERKVLCDTKSLKPKSLLFNSSFVQIIFYSDDQIENRGFLLMYSFLGEAATSESSTSATKITTEISTTEATPITSNAETTTMSISETTISTSETTTMSTAKSTTKSTSGKTAISTAESTTKSTAELTTTMSTSETTMSTSETTTMSTLETTTGTITTETTILETTHSKTLSSGYPTAGTTQNRTLLLTTEAVISLVVCLMFTLVFVIIACIVFCFAKNKKRKRSTDFSCSFAPPLWRRHFIEVDYLRN; encoded by the exons ATGGGCGATCGTAAGATCGGTGATGTTTTTTGCTCTCCCCAAACTGCACCCTCTGTATCACCTTTCTACGTCACGTCGTCCAATCAGATGTTACTTAGCTTTATCACGGACTCTACCACACACGCGCAGCTTGAAAAAGGCTTTAAGGTGGAAATACTCTCTGCCAGACCAGTAG CATATGAAGCAGAGGCTTGCAACTCAAATATCAAAACTTTGGTAGCAACCAAGAACGAAGAAGTTTTAACATCCCCATATTTCCCGGAAAATTACAAAAG GGATACAAATTGCTTTTGGAACATAACATCTCCGACGGGAGACGGGACTATCAGAATCAATGTGCTGTTTCTGGATACAGATGTATATGAAGGCGTTTGTTACGATAACATAACCACCTATGACG GAGAAGAAAGGAAAGTGTTGTGCGACACGAAAAGTTTGAAACCGAAATCATTGTTGTTCAACTCCTCGTTTGTTCAGATAATATTTTATTCAGACGATCAAATAGAAAATAGAGGATTCCTGTTGATGTACAGTTTCTTAG GGGAAGCAGCAACTTCTGAATCATCTACATCTGCCACAAAAATAACAACAGAAATAAGTACAACCGAAGCTACACCAATAACGTCAAATGCAGAGACAACAACAATGTCAATTTCAGAAACAACTATTTCAACATCAGAGACAACAACGATGTCAACTGCAAAATCAACAACAAAGTCAACATCAGGGAAAACAGCGATATCAACTGCAGAATCAACAACAAAGTCAACTGCAGAATTAACAACAACAATGTCAACTTCAGAAACAACTATGTCAACATCAGAGACAACAACGATGTCAACATTAGAGACAACAACAGGAACCATTACAACTGAAACAACAATATTAGAGACAACACATTCCAAAACTCTATCCAGTGGTTATCCAACAGCAGGGACAACACAAAATCGAACTCTGTTATTAACCACTGAAGCTGTGATATCTCTGGTCGTGTGTTTAATGTTTACGCTGGTTTTCGTTATCATAGCATGCATAGTGTTTTGTTTTGCCAAGAACAAAAAACGGAAACGTTCAACCGATTTTTCTTGTTCCTTTGCCCCTCCACTCTGGAGACGCCATTTCATTGAAGTTGATTATTTACGGAATTAA
- the LOC105343628 gene encoding uncharacterized protein encodes MDINIFFSLLTTTVLIRKIGAACTFPDELRGTWVSSHKGALSFNDSLITEYPIQMSAVVSALDFNCHESSGRTYLIKSTTAVIAFGQLIDAYICLDLYRVSATKYKYFIGTTVDSSINDYVKGVMTQTNISMSDACNRATPYAANTFITLVKDGEIYTGSAQASCPSDLRAVYSTVVIKNSDDTTTCSGNSYDGCSQKLSFKSTYQACATSLVFSGSGDFYCLHSETIGDVTYTIVWNNDTTVSGTTYRSTCLATQTSGSVLYATEYPEFCRYSNQTGSSVMSPGIKYTMSSQSQTCVINKTGGQSGFYYFLIVLGILLVAGAVFLGVVLYMKYKNKIRMMELDVYTKESKSRPTTSKEEDQSKKTSDLTPKLPPIFPNKPLIQSNETENPETPEPEPKPANVERIYPEDEGQATAENHCH; translated from the exons ATGGATATCAACATCTTTTTTAGTCTTCTGACAACCACGGTGTTAATACGCAAAATCG GTGCAGCATGCACTTTTCCAGACGAGCTCCGTGGGACCTGGGTTAGTTCCCATAAAGGAGCACTGAGCTTCAACGATTCTCTGATCACAGAGTACCCCATTCAAATGTCAGCTGTGGTGTCCGCCCTGGATTTTAACTGCCACGAGAGCAGTGGAAGAACATACCTCATAAA ATCAACCACGGCTGTTATTGCATTTGGTCAGCTGATTGATGCATACATCTGTTTAGACCTCTACCGAGTGTCCGCCACAAAGTACAAGTACTTCATTGGCACTACGGTAGACTCGAGCATCAACGACTATGTGAAAGGCGTAATGACACAAACTAACATCTCTATGAGCGACGCCTGCAATAGAGCCACGCCCTATGCTGCTAACACTTTCATCACATTGGTCAAAGACG gtgaaatatacacaggTTCTGCCCAGGCATCCTGTCCCTCTGACCTTAGAGCCGTGTACTCCACTGTGGTGATAAAGAACTCTGATGATACCACTACTTGTTCTGGAAATTCTTATGATGGGTGCTCCCAGAAGCTTAGCTTCAAGTCCACCTACCAAGCATGTGCCACAAGTTTGGTGTTTTCAG GTTCCGGGGACTTCTATTGCCTCCACTCAGAGACCATTGGTGACGTCACTTACACCATTGTGTGGAACAACGACACAACCGTCTCCGGCACCACCTACAGGTCAACCTGCTTA GCTACCCAGACCTCAGGTTCTGTATTGTATGCGACCGAGTACCCTGAATTTTGTAGATATTCGAACCAAACGGGTTCCTCGGTGATGAGTCCAGGAATTAAGTACACGATGTCATCACAGTCACAAACTTGTG TGATTAACAAAACGGGAGGGCAGAGTGGTTTCTACTATTTTCTGATTGTCCTGGGCATTCTTCTGGTCGCCGGAGCGGTGTTCTTGGGTGTGGTTTTGTACATGAAATACAAGAATAAAATCAGAATGAT GGAACTGGATGTGTATACGAAAGAATCAAAGAGTC GCCCAACAACATCCAAAGAAGAGGATCAATCTAAAAAGACAAGCGACCTGACTCCAAAGCTCCCTCCCATATTTCCGAACAAACCTTTGATACAGTCAAATGAAACCGAGAACCCTGAGACACCGGAACCGGAACCAAAGCCAGCGAATGTGGAGCGAATATATCCGGAAGACGAAGGCCAGGCAACAGCTGAAAATCATTGCCACTAA